The Sphingopyxis fribergensis genome contains a region encoding:
- a CDS encoding GIY-YIG nuclease family protein, producing the protein MHENFGPTVYLLASRRNGTLYLGVTSNLTQRIHQHREGLIPGFTREYGVKLLVWFEQHATMDTAIQREKRIKKWNRAWKLELIESANPDWRDLAEDFGFAPIG; encoded by the coding sequence ATGCACGAGAACTTCGGCCCGACCGTCTACCTCCTTGCCTCGCGCCGCAACGGCACGCTCTACCTTGGCGTGACCTCCAACCTCACCCAACGTATCCACCAACACCGCGAAGGCCTCATCCCCGGTTTCACGCGCGAATATGGCGTGAAGCTGCTCGTCTGGTTCGAACAGCACGCCACGATGGACACCGCGATCCAGCGCGAAAAGCGGATCAAGAAATGGAACCGTGCGTGGAAGCTCGAACTGATCGAGAGCGCCAACCCCGACTGGCGCGACCTTGCCGAAGACTTTGGCTTTGCGCCGATAGGGTGA
- a CDS encoding IS5 family transposase (programmed frameshift) — protein MSDLFWLTDEQMARLQPYFPKSHGRKRVDDRRVLSGIIFVNRNGLRWRDAPREYGPAKTLYNRWKRWSDKGIFIRMMEDLATPQAPERKTIMIDATYLKAHRTASSLGGKKGGPGRLIGRTKGGMNTKLHAVTDANGRPISFFMTAGQVSDYTGAAALLDSLPKAQWMLADRGYDADWFRDALQEKGITPCIPGRKIRSKTVKYDKRRYKRRNRIEIMFGRLKDWRRVATRYDRCPKAFFSAVALAATVIFWL, from the exons TTGAGCGATTTATTCTGGCTGACGGACGAGCAGATGGCGCGTCTTCAGCCCTATTTTCCGAAGAGCCATGGCCGCAAGCGTGTCGATGACCGGCGGGTTTTGAGCGGCATCATCTTCGTCAACCGCAATGGGCTGAGGTGGCGCGATGCGCCGAGGGAGTATGGCCCGGCGAAGACGCTCTATAATCGCTGGAAGCGGTGGAGCGACAAGGGCATCTTCATCCGCATGATGGAGGACTTGGCGACACCGCAGGCGCCAGAGCGCAAGACGATCATGATCGACGCGACCTATTTGAAGGCCCACCGCACGGCGTCGAGCCTTGGGG GTAAAAAAGGGGGTCCGGGACGCCTGATCGGCCGTACGAAGGGCGGCATGAACACCAAGCTTCATGCCGTAACCGATGCAAATGGCCGCCCGATCAGCTTCTTCATGACCGCCGGGCAGGTCAGCGATTACACGGGCGCGGCCGCTTTGCTCGACAGTTTGCCCAAAGCGCAATGGATGCTCGCCGACCGGGGCTATGATGCCGACTGGTTCCGCGATGCCTTGCAGGAAAAGGGCATCACTCCCTGCATCCCGGGCCGGAAAATACGCAGCAAGACCGTCAAATATGACAAGCGCCGCTACAAACGCCGTAACCGCATCGAGATCATGTTCGGTCGCCTGAAGGACTGGAGACGCGTCGCGACGCGCTACGATCGGTGCCCGAAGGCCTTCTTCTCTGCCGTGGCTCTCGCCGCAACCGTCATCTTCTGGCTCTGA